In the Pseudanabaena sp. PCC 7367 genome, one interval contains:
- a CDS encoding DUF4347 domain-containing protein → MNDNTGNLDSLKSGAFGGGENGSEAVNLVFVDSDIPDFESVIAGLDPSAQVVVLDPELDGVQQITQELSWHDEVASIQVISHGSDGSLQLGATQLDASNIDAYSADLQSWGDHLSEDADIMLFGCDVAGSPDGYTFVEQIATLTGADVAASIDPTGSAALGGDWDLEVTTGAIEASAALSAAAQADFGGLLATFNVAAGDTAGLIDAINMANDEIANPGEDTINLAASSTYTLTTPTAESQTAIISTAFNQPVGATGLPFITSEIIINANGSTLTRDGAAAPFRFFYIPRGDNLGGNTVDSPRFSATDSRLVLNDITITNGQTEAPGMLDGIRTDGGVLYNIGGTVIINNSFLDGNFAAGVGGAIQNADFQDPVTNRFEGTMVIANSTISNNTAFGDGPGVVFPVDGGGGINTGAGGDNGNPGLTIINSTVSSNTAGGDPATNARGGGILQSGPGELVIVNSTVAFNTVIAGASGIGGGIYRSTLADNGGFFNSGDIFAGNNVIAGNVAPASPDVFGDFLDTAPPGANLVGDDTGSTFASGPLTFATEGVGGVDEILDPTLALNGAPAGSPLTHAMRQPGDGLVPAVADNPLFDVGTNDTYNQTVTNLETFYTSIGLDAAVVADLIGTIDTTDERGAPRITNAIIDLGAVEQLSDVDLAVDKAPAPGSTLEVLPGAEITYTIEVTNNGGADASNVSIEDTFPVELLGVSWTIVDTEGTLFEGTGDIDQTGVVVEAGETATVTVTGIVNCDLGLSVSLSNTATATPIGQMDANPLDNTDTDTSFFTPLANSPGVFGGPNDPFIAGTPNGDLIIGGDPNQGINGNFGDDTIFGGKGIDRINGGLGNDSLIGGDGNDVLLGGEGNDTLDGACTSQGVGQIDRLTGSGFSGDDVFVLGNQLGVYYLGNGNDDFAYITDFNPDGDQLVLVGAPADYTTQTISLMVEGRNIMGQGIFFGGDLIALLQQSAADLNSDDVVYI, encoded by the coding sequence ATGAATGACAACACAGGTAATTTGGATAGCCTTAAAAGTGGGGCTTTTGGTGGGGGAGAGAATGGGTCTGAAGCAGTGAATCTGGTATTCGTTGATTCAGATATTCCCGATTTTGAAAGCGTGATTGCTGGCCTTGATCCTTCTGCTCAAGTGGTTGTGCTTGACCCAGAGTTAGATGGTGTTCAGCAGATTACGCAAGAGCTGAGCTGGCATGATGAAGTGGCCAGTATTCAGGTCATTTCTCACGGCTCGGACGGTAGTTTACAGCTTGGTGCAACACAGCTAGATGCCAGTAACATTGATGCCTACAGCGCTGATCTACAATCATGGGGCGATCATCTCAGTGAAGATGCTGACATCATGCTGTTTGGCTGTGATGTGGCTGGTAGCCCTGACGGCTATACTTTTGTAGAGCAGATTGCTACCCTCACTGGTGCTGATGTAGCCGCATCGATCGATCCAACTGGGAGTGCGGCTCTTGGTGGCGATTGGGACTTAGAAGTAACCACTGGTGCGATCGAAGCTAGTGCAGCGCTCTCGGCTGCGGCTCAAGCAGATTTTGGCGGTTTGTTAGCTACCTTCAATGTGGCGGCTGGTGATACGGCAGGGCTGATCGACGCGATCAACATGGCCAATGATGAAATCGCTAACCCAGGTGAAGATACAATTAATCTGGCGGCAAGCTCAACCTATACCCTGACTACGCCAACTGCCGAATCGCAGACAGCAATAATATCTACCGCTTTCAACCAGCCCGTTGGTGCCACTGGTTTGCCCTTCATTACCAGCGAAATCATCATCAATGCTAATGGCTCTACCTTAACTAGAGATGGAGCAGCAGCACCATTTCGTTTCTTTTACATTCCGCGTGGTGACAATCTTGGCGGCAATACGGTTGACAGCCCTCGTTTTTCGGCCACCGATTCGCGCTTAGTCCTCAACGACATTACAATCACCAATGGCCAAACCGAAGCACCAGGCATGTTGGATGGGATTCGTACCGATGGGGGCGTGCTCTACAACATTGGTGGCACCGTAATTATTAATAATTCCTTCCTCGATGGCAACTTTGCTGCTGGCGTGGGTGGCGCAATCCAAAATGCCGACTTCCAAGATCCTGTCACTAACAGGTTTGAAGGCACGATGGTGATCGCCAATAGCACGATCAGCAATAACACCGCCTTTGGCGATGGTCCTGGTGTTGTATTCCCCGTCGATGGTGGCGGTGGCATCAACACAGGTGCTGGCGGTGATAATGGTAATCCCGGTTTAACCATTATTAATAGCACCGTAAGTAGTAATACTGCCGGTGGCGATCCAGCTACCAATGCCCGTGGTGGCGGTATCTTGCAATCTGGCCCCGGTGAATTGGTAATCGTCAACTCAACCGTTGCCTTTAATACTGTTATTGCTGGCGCTTCTGGGATTGGCGGTGGGATTTACCGCAGTACCCTCGCGGATAATGGTGGCTTCTTTAATAGTGGTGATATCTTTGCTGGCAACAACGTTATTGCTGGTAATGTTGCCCCTGCTTCGCCTGATGTATTTGGCGATTTTCTGGATACTGCCCCACCAGGCGCTAACTTGGTGGGTGATGATACTGGGTCTACGTTTGCGAGTGGCCCACTTACCTTTGCAACTGAAGGCGTAGGTGGGGTTGACGAAATTTTAGATCCTACCCTGGCATTGAATGGAGCGCCTGCCGGATCACCCCTCACCCATGCAATGCGACAGCCTGGTGATGGTTTGGTACCTGCAGTAGCTGATAATCCGCTCTTTGATGTCGGTACAAATGATACCTACAATCAAACTGTAACTAATCTAGAAACTTTCTATACCAGTATTGGCCTGGATGCGGCCGTGGTTGCTGATCTGATTGGCACGATCGATACTACCGATGAACGCGGCGCACCTAGAATTACCAATGCCATAATTGATCTAGGGGCGGTAGAACAACTGTCTGATGTGGACTTGGCCGTTGACAAGGCTCCTGCTCCTGGCTCCACCCTTGAGGTACTACCTGGCGCAGAAATTACCTATACGATCGAAGTTACCAATAATGGCGGCGCAGATGCCAGTAATGTGTCGATCGAAGATACCTTCCCGGTTGAGTTGCTAGGTGTATCCTGGACGATCGTTGACACTGAAGGAACCCTATTTGAGGGCACTGGTGATATTGACCAAACCGGTGTAGTGGTGGAAGCTGGCGAGACCGCAACTGTTACCGTCACTGGCATTGTCAATTGTGATTTGGGCTTGAGTGTCAGCTTGAGCAATACGGCTACGGCTACACCGATCGGCCAAATGGATGCTAATCCACTCGATAATACTGATACCGATACCAGCTTCTTTACACCACTTGCTAATTCACCTGGTGTGTTTGGTGGACCGAATGATCCCTTTATTGCTGGTACACCCAATGGCGACCTGATTATTGGCGGCGATCCTAATCAAGGCATTAATGGCAACTTTGGTGATGACACGATCTTTGGCGGTAAAGGCATCGATCGGATCAATGGTGGCCTGGGTAATGACTCTTTGATTGGTGGCGATGGTAATGATGTCCTGCTTGGTGGGGAGGGCAATGACACCCTCGATGGAGCTTGCACTTCGCAAGGGGTTGGTCAGATCGATCGACTCACTGGCAGTGGCTTTAGCGGCGATGATGTCTTTGTGTTGGGTAACCAGCTAGGAGTCTACTACTTAGGCAATGGCAATGATGACTTTGCCTATATTACTGACTTTAATCCAGATGGCGATCAACTCGTTCTAGTTGGTGCCCCAGCAGACTACACCACTCAAACCATCTCCTTGATGGTTGAAGGCAGGAATATTATGGGTCAGGGTATTTTCTTTGGTGGTGATCTAATCGCACTCCTCCAGCAAAGTGCCGCCGATCTCAATTCTGACGATGTGGTCTATATCTAG
- the cobS gene encoding adenosylcobinamide-GDP ribazoletransferase, with translation MSWRKFLAALLFYTNLPLPATIAADPAKLDFLGIAAYAPIIGIGLGAILSLLDDGLVWVIAWRDLGESMLLLRSAVLILALLWLTGGLHLDGAMDTADGLAVTDPQRRLEVMADSHTGAFGVMAAIAILMLKTIALAQINQLRGWVLIVVLAWARWGQLRSIAAYAYLKPAGKGKFHKDSIKPWQPWLLFALLGVFFAIAAVLTQQFWLILPINLISVAIAWLVGAWFNHQLGGHTGDTYGAVVEWSEALILVLVAIWIN, from the coding sequence ATGTCGTGGCGTAAATTTCTCGCCGCCCTGTTGTTCTATACCAACCTGCCTTTACCAGCTACTATTGCTGCCGATCCAGCCAAATTAGACTTTTTGGGCATTGCTGCCTATGCCCCGATTATTGGGATTGGCTTGGGGGCAATCCTGAGTCTATTGGATGATGGCCTGGTCTGGGTGATAGCTTGGCGAGATTTGGGCGAGTCGATGTTACTGTTGCGATCGGCTGTGCTGATCCTGGCCTTACTTTGGCTGACTGGTGGTCTGCATCTGGATGGAGCGATGGATACTGCCGATGGCTTGGCAGTTACCGATCCACAACGGCGGCTAGAAGTGATGGCAGATAGTCATACTGGTGCTTTTGGGGTGATGGCGGCGATCGCTATTTTAATGCTGAAAACAATCGCCCTGGCGCAGATTAATCAATTGCGGGGTTGGGTTTTGATTGTTGTTTTGGCCTGGGCAAGATGGGGGCAACTGCGATCGATCGCTGCCTATGCATATCTAAAGCCGGCTGGCAAAGGCAAGTTTCACAAGGACTCGATCAAGCCCTGGCAGCCTTGGCTATTGTTTGCGTTACTTGGGGTTTTTTTTGCGATCGCGGCGGTTCTGACTCAGCAGTTTTGGCTGATTTTGCCAATTAATTTAATTAGTGTGGCGATCGCCTGGTTGGTGGGAGCATGGTTTAACCATCAACTCGGCGGGCATACTGGCGATACCTATGGCGCGGTGGTAGAGTGGAGCGAAGCCCTAATTCTAGTTTTAGTAGCGATTTGGATTAACTAG
- a CDS encoding PAS domain S-box protein: MEALRVLIWDHNLQDVQAIQQELHDAGLNCTYQYLDPDPNFRALIDHCAFDVVLCEYDLPDGDCITALQQVRSQCGNLPFFVVTHNQDLAVEAKLIEAGATDFILKPRLARLAPSLKRAINLQGHDTDDVNDDVNNVNSYEATSPSQSSQNSQKNSVNSPGLSNHDNHNDRLILTEFNHLLAKISTRFIDTPSTEIDQALLPAIQEVGSFFGVDACRVFQLEPDRNHFSMTYEWVAVGVEPLIAKVQHLARSVVPWMNQSMERGEALQIDDIAQLPIEAANDRQIWQEFGIKAILCVPLINYDKAIGWVALANSRVTINWTKNELSLLQAISDIFTTALHRRQTEALLHEAYQRLDFHVSNSPLAVIEWDADLRITRWSKRAEEIFGWQATETIGRLLSEWQFVHEDDLNAVTKAIKPMLNGSDERVISHNRNYTKSGAIVHCGWYNSILRDENGKIKSILSLVADFTQAKQTEQELEQARLQLEERVQERTAELLHTNARLQQEIIRKREIEAALRHNESRYRAIIEGQTELICRFLVDGTLTFVNEAYCRYFHREVEELIGQKFLPLIPAPDMAMVTQNIAALSKDLPVIIHEHRVVDFYGGIRWQQWTNRAIFNDRQEIVEYLAVGRDITEQKQAEIALIASEQRYRAVVEDQTEMVCRALADTTLTFANDAYCRYYQASKQDLIGRRFLELIPLQQRDYVKSQLAQITYHQPLVTIEYESIAPDGNTRWQQWNNRGIYNEQGELVEIQSVGRDITDRVLAEEALRQSEAKFRQLTENIRDIIWMRDISTQKLIYVSPSYTNLTGYSPTKIRRDMNFYVDQVVHPLDRNRVGRFLASLMDGELLEPDTIEYRIVRADGEERWLLDRCFPVFDALAQVYRYVGITEDITERRNTEASLQQSQATNNALISALPDLLIRMRSDGTYLEIYPSERVQIYKPNNTFVGVNLHQILPFELATQRMHLMHKALQTGEIQFHEYALEIDGKLHHEEARVIACGDDEVLAIIRNIDDRKEAEARIMAALAQERELNELKSRFVSITSHEFRNPLAIISAAAQALERYGDRLPEEKKLVRLKRIQAACNYMATLLNDILVFGKAEAGMLEFHPAQLNLAEWCGVLLEDFRLSQEVEGGNQNQVKLHYQVDPDLANGIWLDERLLRHILVNLLSNAVKYSPDRGQIDFVVSNQAQNIIFKVVDRGLGIPRKDLPRLFEPFHRAQNVRDLPGTGLGMSIVKKSVDMHGGEIQVETEIGKGSTFTVILPSQPKLE, from the coding sequence CTTCGAGTTCTTATCTGGGATCACAACTTACAGGATGTGCAGGCCATTCAACAGGAACTGCATGATGCAGGGCTCAACTGTACCTATCAATACCTAGACCCTGACCCCAATTTTCGGGCGCTAATTGATCACTGCGCTTTTGATGTAGTTTTATGTGAGTATGACCTGCCAGATGGCGATTGCATTACTGCACTGCAGCAGGTGCGATCGCAATGCGGCAATCTCCCTTTTTTTGTGGTTACGCATAATCAAGACTTGGCAGTAGAAGCCAAATTGATTGAAGCAGGCGCAACTGATTTTATTCTCAAGCCACGTCTAGCTCGTTTGGCTCCATCCCTGAAAAGGGCAATCAATCTACAGGGGCATGATACCGATGATGTAAATGATGATGTAAATAATGTAAATAGTTATGAGGCGACAAGCCCCAGTCAAAGTAGTCAAAACAGTCAAAAGAATAGTGTGAATAGCCCTGGGTTGAGTAACCATGACAATCACAACGATCGCCTCATCCTCACCGAGTTCAATCATCTTTTAGCCAAAATTTCAACGCGATTTATTGACACCCCCAGTACCGAAATTGATCAAGCACTGCTGCCAGCAATTCAGGAAGTGGGTAGTTTCTTTGGCGTAGATGCCTGTAGAGTTTTTCAGTTGGAACCAGATCGCAACCATTTTAGTATGACCTATGAATGGGTTGCGGTGGGCGTTGAGCCTTTAATTGCCAAAGTTCAGCATCTAGCACGTAGCGTCGTGCCCTGGATGAATCAGAGCATGGAGCGTGGTGAAGCGCTGCAAATTGACGACATTGCTCAGTTGCCAATTGAAGCTGCCAACGATCGCCAAATTTGGCAAGAATTTGGTATCAAAGCAATTCTCTGTGTACCGCTGATTAATTACGACAAGGCGATCGGCTGGGTTGCCCTTGCCAATTCCAGGGTAACCATCAACTGGACTAAAAACGAGCTGAGTTTGCTCCAGGCTATTAGCGATATTTTTACAACCGCTTTGCATCGCAGACAGACCGAAGCCCTGCTACACGAAGCTTACCAGCGCCTAGACTTTCATGTCAGCAACTCCCCCCTGGCGGTGATCGAATGGGATGCAGATTTACGGATCACTAGATGGTCAAAACGGGCTGAAGAAATATTTGGGTGGCAGGCCACGGAAACCATTGGCCGGCTTTTAAGTGAGTGGCAATTTGTGCATGAGGATGATCTCAATGCCGTAACTAAGGCGATCAAGCCAATGCTGAATGGTTCAGATGAGCGCGTGATTAGCCACAATCGCAACTACACCAAGAGCGGCGCGATCGTCCATTGTGGTTGGTATAACTCGATTCTGCGGGATGAGAATGGCAAAATCAAGTCCATTTTATCGCTGGTAGCCGACTTTACCCAGGCCAAGCAAACAGAACAAGAATTAGAGCAAGCTCGGCTTCAACTGGAAGAAAGAGTGCAAGAGCGCACCGCTGAGCTACTGCATACCAATGCCCGCTTGCAGCAGGAAATAATTCGAAAGCGGGAAATTGAAGCAGCCCTGCGCCATAACGAATCTCGCTACCGGGCTATTATTGAAGGCCAGACCGAGTTGATTTGCCGTTTTCTGGTGGATGGCACGCTGACTTTTGTAAATGAAGCCTATTGCCGTTATTTCCATCGTGAGGTTGAAGAATTAATCGGCCAGAAATTTTTACCCTTGATTCCTGCCCCTGATATGGCGATGGTCACTCAAAATATTGCCGCCTTAAGTAAGGATTTACCTGTCATTATCCACGAGCATCGCGTGGTTGATTTCTATGGTGGGATCCGCTGGCAACAGTGGACTAATCGCGCCATCTTTAACGATCGCCAGGAAATAGTTGAATATTTAGCGGTAGGTAGAGATATTACCGAACAAAAGCAAGCAGAAATAGCATTGATCGCCAGTGAGCAGCGCTATCGCGCCGTGGTGGAAGACCAAACCGAAATGGTATGTAGAGCTTTGGCTGATACAACTCTTACCTTTGCTAATGATGCCTATTGTCGCTATTACCAGGCTAGCAAGCAAGATTTAATTGGCCGCCGCTTCCTTGAATTAATTCCGCTGCAACAGCGAGACTATGTGAAATCGCAGTTAGCCCAGATCACTTACCATCAACCACTGGTAACGATCGAATATGAATCGATTGCTCCCGATGGCAATACGCGCTGGCAGCAATGGAATAATCGTGGCATTTACAATGAACAAGGCGAGCTAGTAGAGATCCAGTCGGTCGGCCGAGACATTACCGATCGTGTCCTGGCAGAGGAAGCACTGCGCCAGAGTGAAGCTAAATTTCGCCAACTGACCGAAAATATCCGCGATATTATCTGGATGCGCGACATCAGCACCCAAAAACTAATTTATGTCAGTCCTTCCTATACCAACCTGACTGGTTATTCGCCAACCAAAATTCGTCGGGATATGAATTTCTATGTAGACCAGGTGGTTCACCCCCTCGATCGCAATCGGGTTGGTAGGTTTCTGGCTAGTTTGATGGATGGTGAACTACTAGAGCCAGATACAATCGAATATCGAATTGTACGCGCTGATGGTGAAGAAAGGTGGTTGCTCGATCGCTGCTTTCCTGTATTTGATGCGTTGGCACAGGTCTATCGCTATGTGGGCATCACCGAAGATATTACAGAACGGCGCAACACCGAGGCTTCGCTCCAACAAAGCCAGGCTACTAACAATGCTTTGATTAGCGCTCTGCCCGACCTGCTGATCAGAATGCGTAGTGACGGCACCTATTTAGAAATTTATCCCAGCGAAAGAGTGCAAATCTATAAGCCAAATAACACTTTTGTGGGAGTAAATTTGCACCAGATTTTGCCATTTGAGCTTGCTACACAGAGAATGCATCTGATGCACAAGGCTTTGCAAACTGGCGAGATCCAATTTCATGAATATGCCCTAGAAATTGATGGCAAGCTTCACCACGAAGAAGCCAGAGTGATTGCCTGTGGCGACGATGAAGTTTTAGCAATCATTCGGAATATTGACGATCGCAAGGAAGCAGAAGCCAGAATTATGGCAGCACTGGCACAAGAGCGTGAATTAAACGAGTTGAAATCCCGTTTTGTAAGCATTACCTCCCATGAATTTCGCAACCCCCTGGCAATTATTTCTGCTGCGGCTCAGGCATTAGAGCGTTATGGCGATCGCCTCCCCGAAGAGAAAAAGCTCGTTCGCCTCAAGCGGATCCAGGCTGCTTGTAACTATATGGCTACGCTGCTCAATGACATTCTGGTCTTTGGTAAGGCTGAGGCAGGAATGCTTGAATTTCATCCCGCGCAATTAAACCTGGCGGAATGGTGTGGGGTTTTATTAGAAGATTTCCGCCTTAGTCAAGAAGTAGAAGGGGGTAATCAAAATCAGGTTAAGCTCCATTACCAGGTTGACCCCGATCTAGCCAATGGCATTTGGCTGGATGAGCGGTTATTGCGGCATATTTTAGTTAATTTGCTCTCCAATGCGGTAAAGTATTCTCCCGATCGGGGTCAGATTGATTTTGTAGTTAGTAACCAAGCTCAAAATATAATCTTCAAGGTGGTCGATCGCGGGTTGGGGATTCCGCGAAAAGATCTGCCCAGATTATTCGAGCCCTTCCACCGGGCGCAAAATGTGAGGGATTTACCTGGCACTGGCTTAGGTATGTCGATCGTCAAGAAGTCGGTTGATATGCATGGCGGTGAGATCCAGGTTGAAACCGAAATTGGCAAGGGTTCAACCTTCACGGTAATTTTGCCCAGTCAACCCAAGTTGGAATAG
- the sir gene encoding sulfite reductase, ferredoxin dependent, translating to MTNTMKRSKLESIKERSNFLRGPIDAELNNDDPFFSKDGIQILKFHGSYQQKDRDLQKAKAKGEAPTYSMMLRTRSPGGIIPWQLYLTLDQLCDRYGNHTLRATTRQGFQMHGILKQDLKTVIADIVKNMGSTVGACGDINRNVMAPPAPFKDRPAYVYAHEYAHKLADLLAPQAGAYYDVWLDGEKAVTAEAPEVTEARNKSGRGKRDTNIANSDEPIYGTHYMPRKFKIAIATPGDNSVDLFTNDLGLVVITDKKHKLLGFNAYVGGGLGRTHNNESTIVRMADPIAFVPLAHVYEFTKAVVAVQRDNGDRFNRRHARLKYLLNDWGVEKFKQVLSEYYPERLEPLKPLPKWQYLDYLGWHEQGDGNYFVGISIENGRILDREGLKLKSALQEIIGEYHLPMHLTPNHNALLCDIKPKDREAIQAILDRNGILAPEQVDPLVRYSMACPAFPTCGLAITESERILPSVTDRLRKLIDRLGLGEEKFITRMTGCPNGCARPYMAEIGFVGSGVDAYQLWLGGNFDSTQLAAPYLKSMPLAELETTLEPLFVYFKQARKPKEGFGSFCARVGFDGLRSFTASYVPQKASKAGKSKDQRRRVTLSTDTYDRLKQAASSRGQSMKQIVETAIAKYLDS from the coding sequence ATGACTAATACCATGAAGCGCTCTAAGTTAGAGTCGATCAAGGAAAGGAGTAACTTCCTGCGTGGCCCCATTGATGCCGAATTAAATAATGATGATCCATTCTTTAGTAAAGACGGGATTCAGATTCTTAAGTTTCATGGTTCGTATCAGCAAAAAGACCGAGACTTGCAAAAAGCTAAGGCCAAAGGTGAAGCACCTACCTACAGCATGATGCTGCGCACCCGCAGTCCAGGCGGCATTATTCCTTGGCAATTATATTTAACTCTCGATCAACTCTGCGATCGCTACGGCAACCATACCCTTCGTGCGACGACGCGGCAGGGTTTTCAGATGCATGGTATTCTCAAGCAGGACTTGAAAACCGTGATCGCCGATATTGTCAAAAATATGGGTTCTACGGTCGGTGCATGTGGCGATATCAATCGGAATGTGATGGCTCCGCCTGCCCCCTTCAAGGATCGCCCCGCCTATGTATATGCCCATGAATATGCCCATAAGTTGGCGGATTTGCTTGCGCCCCAGGCTGGTGCCTATTATGATGTGTGGCTCGATGGTGAAAAAGCCGTAACCGCCGAAGCGCCAGAAGTTACTGAGGCCAGAAACAAATCAGGACGCGGTAAGCGAGATACTAATATTGCCAATAGTGATGAGCCGATCTATGGCACCCACTACATGCCGCGCAAGTTTAAAATTGCGATCGCCACACCTGGAGATAACTCAGTCGATCTATTCACCAATGATCTGGGCTTGGTGGTGATTACTGACAAAAAGCATAAATTGCTGGGCTTCAATGCCTACGTGGGTGGTGGTTTAGGGCGTACCCACAATAATGAATCCACGATCGTGCGCATGGCTGATCCGATCGCCTTCGTGCCCCTGGCGCATGTCTATGAATTTACTAAAGCCGTGGTGGCAGTGCAAAGAGACAATGGCGATCGCTTCAATCGCCGTCATGCCCGCCTCAAATATTTGCTGAATGACTGGGGCGTAGAAAAATTCAAGCAGGTCTTGAGTGAATATTATCCAGAACGATTAGAACCACTCAAACCACTACCCAAATGGCAATACCTGGATTATTTGGGTTGGCATGAGCAGGGCGATGGCAATTATTTTGTCGGTATTTCGATCGAAAATGGCCGCATTCTCGATCGTGAGGGGCTCAAGCTCAAATCTGCATTGCAGGAAATTATTGGTGAATATCACCTGCCAATGCACCTCACGCCCAACCACAATGCTTTGCTCTGCGATATTAAACCAAAAGATCGAGAGGCAATTCAGGCAATTCTCGATCGCAATGGCATTCTCGCCCCAGAGCAAGTTGATCCCCTGGTGCGCTATTCAATGGCCTGCCCCGCATTTCCCACCTGTGGTCTGGCGATCACTGAGTCAGAGCGGATTTTACCCAGTGTGACCGATCGCTTACGCAAATTGATCGATCGGCTCGGTTTGGGCGAAGAAAAGTTCATTACCCGGATGACAGGCTGCCCCAATGGTTGTGCAAGGCCCTATATGGCGGAAATTGGTTTTGTTGGTTCTGGGGTTGATGCCTATCAGCTCTGGCTGGGTGGTAATTTCGATTCGACCCAACTGGCGGCACCATATCTAAAAAGTATGCCGCTGGCGGAACTAGAAACCACCCTGGAGCCATTGTTTGTTTACTTTAAACAAGCTCGCAAACCCAAAGAAGGATTTGGCAGTTTTTGTGCGCGGGTTGGGTTTGATGGTCTGCGTAGTTTTACGGCTAGTTATGTGCCCCAAAAAGCTAGCAAGGCTGGAAAATCCAAAGATCAGCGCCGCCGGGTTACGCTTTCGACTGATACCTACGATCGCCTCAAGCAAGCTGCTAGCAGTCGAGGACAATCAATGAAGCAAATTGTGGAAACAGCGATCGCTAAATACCTGGATAGCTAG